The Aminithiophilus ramosus genome contains a region encoding:
- a CDS encoding tetratricopeptide repeat protein, producing the protein MAVTLPVADRVGAARFLVEAGTAYLQGNDEQVFSLLDEALQKNTYLIDAYLLRALAYRRQGRMEKAREQLSSFLEVQAGDEVAERIQAQTMLEEEAIDRLIFGRFWPDAYLRLQTTLPLAFGLSPWRIPAMEAPHQPVLAFGHLYLSDPPKKKVYVLSPLGENTPQVRRYSLPHSPRAVLPLGNDVFLVLDDKGNLYRGDLASETLALASSGAIPLVAPSDAVPAAVDLLVLADWGERRILLYRPSSGSIEKEWFPPLSKERALFDPLALSAWGPYLAVVDRGNQCLHLLELPSLRLLTTLAVDSPLDVLLLGGPSRAAVLTSTGEVLICDLLQGKTVETLVAEPPSRELWALFGERTSFQALSFDGRKIVRWSPRFNATWPLFLVSGPLSVQNQGDLPVLHLQIEPFGPQAHLISAMAPSISAAWLDKALQPRISPLQERIKEELPLLITEESDLPSDLPSMLVERGTLSSALLLRDLAERRPSGLVLDDNLELREDEARLLLGYCLFRGIPIHLWARQVPTAVQMRLVEGTGGQLLFYEEIKGFVKQEERIINVQIPLQRNLLPEGRLSASLFALYLDAGVFFGRNWLPLWGSARE; encoded by the coding sequence TGCAAAAGAATACGTATCTCATCGATGCCTACCTCTTGCGTGCCCTAGCCTATCGTCGCCAGGGGCGGATGGAGAAGGCTCGGGAACAACTTTCCTCCTTCCTGGAAGTTCAGGCCGGCGATGAAGTTGCCGAAAGGATCCAGGCCCAGACGATGCTGGAGGAAGAGGCCATCGATCGCCTTATCTTCGGCCGGTTTTGGCCTGATGCCTACTTGCGTCTCCAGACGACGCTGCCCTTGGCTTTCGGCCTTTCCCCTTGGCGCATCCCCGCCATGGAGGCTCCGCATCAGCCCGTTCTCGCCTTCGGCCACCTTTATCTCTCCGATCCACCTAAAAAAAAGGTCTACGTGCTTTCTCCTCTGGGAGAAAACACGCCGCAAGTGCGGCGTTACTCCCTTCCTCATTCGCCTCGAGCCGTTCTCCCGCTGGGAAACGACGTCTTCCTTGTCCTCGACGACAAAGGTAATCTTTATCGCGGTGACTTGGCGTCGGAGACACTCGCCTTGGCCTCTTCCGGCGCGATTCCCCTCGTCGCCCCCTCCGACGCCGTTCCCGCTGCCGTCGACCTTCTGGTCCTGGCGGACTGGGGGGAACGGCGGATTCTGCTTTATCGCCCCTCGTCGGGATCCATCGAGAAGGAGTGGTTCCCTCCTTTATCCAAAGAGAGGGCGCTTTTCGACCCACTTGCCCTCTCGGCATGGGGACCCTATCTGGCCGTTGTCGACAGAGGCAATCAATGCCTCCATCTTTTGGAACTTCCCTCTCTCCGCCTTCTAACGACTCTTGCCGTCGACTCTCCTCTCGATGTGCTTCTCCTCGGAGGTCCCAGCCGGGCAGCCGTCCTTACAAGCACCGGCGAAGTCCTTATCTGTGACCTCCTCCAGGGAAAAACGGTTGAAACTCTCGTAGCCGAACCTCCGTCACGAGAACTGTGGGCCCTGTTCGGAGAACGGACATCTTTTCAGGCTCTCTCCTTCGACGGAAGGAAAATCGTCCGATGGTCCCCTCGGTTCAATGCCACGTGGCCCCTTTTTCTCGTCTCGGGCCCCCTCTCCGTCCAAAACCAGGGAGACCTGCCCGTTTTGCACCTGCAAATCGAACCTTTTGGGCCACAGGCCCACCTGATCTCCGCGATGGCTCCTTCCATCAGTGCCGCATGGCTGGACAAGGCTCTTCAACCGCGGATCAGCCCGCTGCAGGAGCGGATAAAGGAGGAGCTGCCCCTTCTGATAACAGAGGAAAGCGATCTGCCCTCCGACTTGCCCTCCATGCTCGTCGAGAGGGGGACTTTATCGTCTGCCCTTCTCCTGCGAGATCTGGCTGAGCGACGCCCCTCAGGTCTCGTGCTCGATGACAACCTGGAGCTGAGGGAGGACGAGGCCCGACTCCTTTTAGGCTACTGCCTTTTCAGAGGCATCCCGATTCACCTCTGGGCACGTCAGGTTCCGACGGCGGTTCAGATGCGCCTTGTCGAAGGAACGGGAGGACAGCTGCTCTTCTACGAGGAAATCAAGGGCTTCGTGAAACAGGAAGAACGCATTATCAATGTCCAGATTCCTTTACAAAGGAATCTCCTTCCCGAGGGGCGACTTTCTGCAAGTCTTTTCGCCCTTTATCTTGACGCAGGAGTTTTTTTCGGCAGAA